One Sphingomonas sp. genomic region harbors:
- a CDS encoding YbhB/YbcL family Raf kinase inhibitor-like protein yields MLEHVPHWLGSALKGLRAGANKLAIVQPELGSFEVLHLASPAFANGGRLPERFTADGEGVSPPLFWTGVPDGTECLALIVEDPDAPAPQPLVHAVVWGLPVEGDLKEGAIRADGAGDADGKDVGRNSYLGEGWLPPDPPTGHGPHNYAFQLFALGGGCEIGENPGRSALVRAMAGHVLAAGLLTGVYSRGEEAPTGLVGETAPV; encoded by the coding sequence ATGCTCGAACATGTACCGCACTGGCTGGGAAGCGCGCTGAAGGGTCTGCGCGCCGGCGCCAACAAGCTGGCGATCGTCCAGCCCGAACTCGGCAGCTTCGAGGTGCTCCACCTCGCCAGCCCGGCCTTCGCCAATGGCGGTCGCCTGCCCGAGCGCTTCACCGCCGACGGCGAGGGCGTGTCGCCGCCCTTGTTCTGGACCGGCGTGCCGGACGGCACCGAATGCCTGGCGCTGATCGTCGAGGATCCCGATGCGCCGGCGCCGCAGCCGCTGGTCCATGCGGTGGTCTGGGGCCTGCCCGTCGAGGGCGACCTGAAGGAAGGTGCGATCCGGGCCGACGGCGCCGGCGATGCGGACGGCAAGGATGTCGGTCGCAACAGCTATCTCGGCGAGGGCTGGCTGCCGCCCGATCCGCCGACCGGCCATGGACCCCATAATTATGCCTTCCAGCTGTTCGCGCTCGGCGGCGGGTGCGAGATCGGCGAGAATCCTGGGCGTAGCGCGCTGGTCAGGGCGATGGCGGGGCATGTGCTTGCCGCCGGGCTGCTCACCGGCGTCTATTCGCGCGGCGAAGAAGCCCCGACGGGATTGGTGGGCGAAACCGCGCCGGTCTGA
- a CDS encoding glucose 1-dehydrogenase — MSEIPIIDRVREDALPGEERTLDPKPEWQPRYRGSDRLKDKVAIVTGADSGIGRAVAALYAREGADVAIVYLNEHRDAEDTAEAVRAEGRRAITIAGDVGDKAFCEEAVAKVIAEFGRLDILVNNAGEQHPDKDITDITEQQLRRTFQTNIFGMFFLVQAASPHLKQGAAIVNCTSVTMYQGEPELLDYSSTKGAITAFTRSLSMNLIEKGIRVNAVAPGPIWTPLNPSGGASPEKLEHFGESVPMGRPGQPNEVAPAFLFLACEDSSYMSGQVLHPNGGTVVNG, encoded by the coding sequence ATGTCCGAAATCCCTATCATCGATCGAGTCCGCGAGGATGCGCTCCCCGGTGAGGAGCGCACGCTCGATCCCAAGCCCGAGTGGCAGCCGCGCTATCGCGGATCGGATCGCCTGAAGGACAAGGTAGCCATCGTCACCGGCGCCGACAGCGGGATCGGTCGCGCGGTCGCTGCGCTCTATGCCCGCGAGGGAGCAGACGTCGCGATCGTCTATCTGAACGAGCACCGTGATGCCGAGGACACCGCCGAGGCGGTCCGCGCCGAAGGCCGCCGCGCGATCACGATTGCCGGCGATGTCGGCGACAAGGCGTTCTGCGAAGAAGCCGTTGCCAAGGTGATTGCTGAGTTCGGCCGGCTCGACATCCTCGTCAACAATGCCGGGGAGCAGCATCCCGACAAGGACATTACCGACATCACCGAGCAGCAGCTCCGCCGGACCTTCCAGACCAACATCTTCGGGATGTTCTTCCTGGTCCAGGCCGCGTCGCCGCACCTCAAGCAGGGCGCTGCGATCGTCAACTGCACCTCGGTGACGATGTACCAGGGCGAGCCCGAGCTGCTCGACTATAGCTCTACCAAGGGTGCGATCACCGCCTTCACCCGCAGCCTGTCGATGAACCTGATCGAGAAGGGCATCCGCGTGAACGCCGTGGCACCCGGCCCGATCTGGACTCCGCTGAACCCCAGCGGCGGCGCGTCGCCGGAGAAGCTCGAGCATTTTGGCGAAAGCGTGCCGATGGGCCGGCCGGGCCAGCCCAACGAAGTCGCCCCGGCCTTCCTGTTCCTCGCCTGCGAGGATTCGAGCTACATGTCCGGCCAGGTGCTCCACCCGAACGGCGGCACCGTCGTCAACGGCTGA
- a CDS encoding GGDEF domain-containing protein: MGGDEGRALFERIGAFLLDQRLAPTPINYAFAHRLFTEPDDALARAVELITERGVRITPRDIQTLTADHASDEPQQTHVDFKARAEGLVARTQMQVEGFADMVTAMRAETADFGRDLAASAEAMSTGFEAPQGGDGVVRITAAMLDRIRIAEEKLETTTREANDLREKLEEARDNARRDPLTQLPNRRAFEEAFAAQEAIGGSMCVAVCDIDRFKSVNDRFGHAVGDRVLRVIADALSECCRGHLVTRYGGEEFAILFTNVPIETARAVLEHARGTVQTKRYKLRDNDAPLGEITFSAGLTPVQPGEMHQTAFHRADRLLYLAKNEGRNQVKIGGTNFGDSHR, translated from the coding sequence ATGGGGGGGGATGAAGGCCGAGCGCTCTTCGAGCGCATCGGCGCGTTCCTTCTCGACCAGCGGCTGGCACCCACGCCGATCAACTATGCCTTCGCCCATCGATTGTTCACAGAGCCCGACGACGCACTAGCGCGCGCGGTGGAGCTGATCACCGAGCGGGGCGTACGGATCACCCCGCGGGATATCCAGACGCTTACCGCGGATCATGCGTCCGACGAGCCGCAGCAAACCCATGTCGATTTCAAGGCGCGCGCCGAAGGGCTGGTCGCGCGCACCCAGATGCAGGTCGAGGGTTTCGCTGACATGGTCACCGCCATGCGTGCCGAAACCGCCGATTTTGGCCGCGACCTGGCGGCGAGCGCCGAGGCGATGTCGACCGGCTTCGAAGCGCCGCAGGGAGGGGACGGCGTCGTCCGGATCACCGCTGCGATGCTGGACCGCATCCGCATCGCCGAGGAAAAGCTTGAGACGACCACCCGCGAGGCCAACGACCTGCGCGAGAAGCTTGAAGAAGCACGCGACAATGCGCGTCGCGACCCGCTGACCCAACTGCCCAACCGGCGTGCCTTCGAAGAGGCCTTCGCCGCGCAGGAAGCGATCGGCGGCAGCATGTGCGTCGCCGTGTGCGATATCGATCGTTTCAAGTCGGTAAACGATCGCTTCGGCCATGCGGTGGGCGACCGTGTGCTGCGCGTGATCGCGGATGCGCTGAGCGAGTGCTGCCGCGGGCATCTGGTCACGCGCTATGGCGGCGAGGAGTTCGCCATTCTGTTCACCAACGTGCCGATCGAGACGGCGCGCGCGGTGCTTGAGCACGCGCGCGGGACGGTGCAGACGAAGCGGTACAAGTTGCGCGACAATGACGCACCGCTGGGGGAGATCACCTTCTCCGCTGGACTGACGCCGGTGCAACCCGGCGAGATGCATCAAACGGCCTTCCACCGCGCAGACCGGCTTCTATACCTCGCGAAGAACGAAGGCCGGAACCAAGTGAAGATTGGTGGCACCAACTTCGGCGATTCACACCGATAA